A stretch of Toxoplasma gondii ME49 chromosome V, whole genome shotgun sequence DNA encodes these proteins:
- a CDS encoding hypothetical protein (encoded by transcript TGME49_286410), giving the protein MRLAKIRPPCLDGGAAGARAVSLSRCSSSRRFSSYSLSDSFPQLSVVPAASTRPQHSRLLTLPLSASQSLPSSPFQPTRFLPSLPSSLASSLPSSPASSLPSSLASSLSFSPAASICRVSRRSLRLSSSRSFSQSFSSPRSASFSVSSAFEESEVERASSRFEESFEEAEVGRDEYGAFSDSPSSFVFRVKPGTTGKSESANRKLRRAASYFLPAESPGSLASSPASRGAGRDAPLSLRKRRVSRFSLADLKVEQGPYQKSLWEELKEKEEARQSNKEIRRAREAARILGLGASAALARDRAGDGARGPGRSLQAQDVGERSQREGEGALRRREKDEKRLRYRGIREDEGGRGEVGGGCEESVDANFSQEHVKLLRNEEEERRLLIAMKEDEKAAANACRGDAKDQMQWLAALEERDGVGGGIQALEEARRGGEEEREERDERDEAETMSEREEVRSVGRRRQRRRGSKARDETGDSGGVNLASGRTSMSEAQPRETHVEELSKKDSPSSLEKDVRIFSDFSASLPSSSSSSPSCSLSSAPLRREQARREREDIDAFSPERMVEEMTKMKKEVWTELSPQQLQTQLAVVRARSVGQILMAVESASQQTPEPSVSVPAGDETMLIDDLSSPSGSPVSPSTLSPSQSAAPALPVAFSAALAPAPGSALASCGASASSENLLSIHPVTLATAFHKLGRLASPAQVVSVKKDERFLALCEATAAALPRVSVGGKCLLLWGLVRLEHAPRWLPQLLRLCAAAVPHMSVKQLACSLFCVSKLAFPVREGVALQAALVEALKQGPYLSLCLPPPTLSSDSLGSIASSTLEATGSSSSASLDSSSVPASASSLTPSSTAASSSSGVDPFHGGEEGFASRVACPGTLACICGSLARLRVKDQALFVQLGNAVRRVVPAMSGGELALVGWAYGTVGFVDRGLFQDLKRELETRIDGCAAREIVTLAWAFARAGETDQDFFRLTLAPAIRAFVGDLRAKDLALLAWAYGEVGVVDEDFFADLHYAMLPKVKHFTPHDIMLVVPTFAQLGFGSRELLRSLQKQTTKLLPTFSPLQLSRTVYGFGLAATLVADARFFGECADLVQRRLHTFYPQNIVHLLVGLSEAEYLSHPVVPELLERSAKVTPELFAEDCVQLLYVLAKLPADRRSPAALTPLLLQQLKNKVRVFWSLDCAAVCDLLEAVHTLGVADEQLLHMTMRRLSHLIEDASVREFLRTLGCLASLSAANRLLLRTHIHRRQKVQKAISGKLAVLARQSEQGDALHQEGAGRKAGQVTDIQARIVILHACAKLGFHDENVARILDDVHHAVAVEGRLLSLSAFCHLLWALAETNAKIGWTRAMLRYALHRRYSGASESLLQMVDEREAYARSHGLESYVGGELLPLREAECERVEDSTEAAERAQETERRDNEIGQALLKLAFAAVVLGEEEFLVPLLEEAVERLRGGLPDEILHAQQVCLHLREFAMPPPRLSPALAEWTETVLSTPRYDVFFESPQKFRLFDRRLRVRDFNYDKWIADPLIEMRIPHKSTFVVSNIYRVSAAFPLEKHLIDVLTFQDLLCPSNCPAGTAELRQRQLSLLGWTVHSVHLRSLYNALAHHNLRYLVASIASSFSEEARQWVTFRGGPALEGERQEERDQERRHSWHPPTEAAQQTEQHRAEACGRHTESESEVFELVDDEACSGSCSGLRDPWGGVKPLGGHSAVAKGMRKTMSRGEVKNLDNRNKDDSLQHASAANKDATDALEEAYRHVVSKA; this is encoded by the exons ATGCGTCTGGCGAAGATTCGACCTCCCTGCCTCGACGGCGGGGCTGCAGGAGCGCGAGCGGTCTCCCTCTCGCGCTGCTCTTCCTCACGCAGATTCTCTTCTTATTCTCTTTCGGACTCCTTTCCTCAGCTCTCTGTTGTGCCTGCGGCCTCAACTCGTCCGCAGCATTCTCGCCTTCTCACCTTGCCTCTGTCAGCCTCGCAGTcgttgccttcctctcctttccagccgacgcgttttctcccttctctcccctcgtctctcgcttcttctctcccctcttctcccgcttcttctctcccctcgtctctcgcttcttctctctcgttctctcctgctgccTCCATTTGTCGCGTGTCTCGACGCTCGCTtcgactctcttcttcgcgttccttttcccagtctttctcctctccccgttctgcttcgttttcggtgtcttctgcgttcgAGGAAAGTGAGGTGGAAAGAGCGTCCAGTCGCTTTGAGGAATCTTTCGAGGAGGCGGAAGTTGGACGAGACGAGTATGGCGCCTTCTCCGACTCTCCGTCATCGTTTGTCTTTCGCGTAAAACCTGGAACCActggaaaaagcgagagcgCCAACAGGAAACTCAG gCGCGCAGCGAGTTACTTCCTTCCAGCAGAGTCGCCaggctctctcgcttcctctcccgcctcgaGGGGCGCGGGCCGAGACgcgccgctgtcgctgcgGAAGCGGCGCGTCTCCCGTTTCTCGCTTGCAGACTTGAAAGTCGAGCAGGGACCGTACCAAAAGTCTCTCTGGGAggagctgaaggagaaggaagaggcgagacaaTCGAACAAAGAAATCCGGAGGGCGCGCGAAGCGGCGCGAATCCTAGGACTCGGCGCCTCTGCGGCCCTCGCGAGGGACAGGGCCGGAGACGGTGCGAGAGGTCCCGGCCGCTCTCTTCAGGCGCAAGACGTAGGAGAACGGAgccagcgagaaggcgagggcgctttgcggcgaagagagaaggacgaaaagaGGCTCCGATACAGAGGCATCCGAGAAGATGAGGGAGGGCGAGGCGAGGTCGGCGGCGGTTGCGAGGAATCTGTCGACGCGAATTTCTCCCAGGAACATGTGAAACTTctcagaaacgaagaagaagaacgccgCCTCTTGATCGCCatgaaggaagacgaaaaagcggctgcgaacgcatgcagaggagacgccaaGGACCAGATGCAGTGGCTAGCTGCCCTCGAAGAACGCGACGGAGTAGGCGGCGGAATCCAGGCCCTcgaagaggcgaggcgaggaggagaagaagagagagaagagagagacgagagggacgaggcagagacgatgtcggagagagaagaagtgcgATCGGTggggagaagacggcaacggagacgagggagcaaggcaagagacgagacaggagacagtggcGGGGTCAATCTCGCCAGTGGGAGGACCTCTATGTCGGAAGCGCAGCCCAGGGAGACGCATGTCGAGGAGCTCTCGAAAAAAGACTCGCCTTCGTCACTCGAAAAAGATGTCAGGATCTTCAGCGatttctcggcttctctcccttcatcttcttcttcctctccttcgtgctctctttcttctgctcctcttcgtcgggAGCAGGCACGACGGGAGCGAGAGGACATCGACGCGTTCAGTCCGGAGCGGATGGTGGAGGAAATGAcaaagatgaagaaggaagtgtGGACCGAGTTGtcgccgcagcagctgcagacgcAGTTGGCGGTTGTGCGCGCGCGTTCTGTCGGTCAGATCCTCATGGCTGTCGAGAGCGCCTCTCAACAAACCCCCGAGCCTTCTGTCTCAGTCCCCGCCGGCGATGAAACCATGTTAATTGACGACCTTTCCTCCCCCTCTGGCTCTCCGGTCTCCCCCTCGACGTTGTCTCCGTCACAGTCTGCTGCGCCGGCGCTGCCTGTCGCGTTTTCGGCTGCTTTGGCGCCGGCGCCTGGGTCCGCTCTCGCGTCTTGTGGggcgtctgcctcctcggAGAACCTTCTTTCGATTCACCCAGTGACGCTCGCCACGGCGTTCCATAAGTTGGGCCGACTGGCGAGTCCGGCACAGGTAGTGTCtgtgaagaaggacgagcgctttctcgcgctctgcgAGGCGACGGCAGCGGCGCTCccgcgcgtctccgtcggcgggaagtgtctccttttgtgGGGTTTGGTGCGCCTCGAGCACGCGCCCCGGTGGCTCCCGCAGCTCCTCAGGCTTTGTGCCGCGGCGGTGCCGCACATGAGCGTCAAGCAACTCGCCTGTTCGCTCTTTTGCGTGAGCAAACTCGCGTTTCCGGTCCGCGAAGGCGTTGCTCTCCAAGCCGCCCTCGTCGAGGCTCTGAAGCAAGGGCCGTACTTgagcctctgtctcccgcctccAACGCTGTCTTCCGACTCCCTCGGCTCGATCGCATCATCCACCCTCGAGGCGACTGgaagctcttcttctgcaagtCTAGATTCGTCTTCGGTTCCCGCGTCTGCTTCGAGTTTAACGCCTTCTTCGACtgcggcgtcttcttcttcgggtGTGGATCCGTTCCacggcggcgaggaaggctTCGCTTCCCGGGTGGCTTGTCCGGGGACGCTTGCGTGCATTTGCGGCTCGCTGGCCCGCCTGCGTGTGAAGGACCAGGCGCTGTTTGTGCAGCTGGGGAACGCCGTCAGGCGCGTGGTGCCTGCCATGTCGGGGGGGGAACTTGCGCTCGTCGGCTGGGCGTACGGGACTGTCGGTTTCGTAGACAGAGGCCTTTTCCAGGATCTGAAGCGCGAGCTGGAGACGCGGATCGACGGCTGCGCGGCCCGCGAGATCGTCACTCTCGCATGGGCGTTTGCGCGAGCGGGAGAAACAGATCAAGACTTCTTTCGCCTCACTCTCGCACCCGCCATTCGCGCCTTCGTCGGAGACCTGCGCGCCAAAGACCTCGCCCTCCTCGCCTGGGCCTACGGCGAAGTCG gtgTGGTGGACGAGGATTTCTTCGCGGACTTGCACTACGCGATGCTGCCCAAGGTGAAGCACTTCACGCCGCACGACATCATGTTGGTGGTGCCGACGTTTGCGCAGCTCGGCTTCGGGAGCCGCGAGTTGCTGCGGTCTCttcagaagcagacgacgaagtTGCTCCCGACcttttcgcctctgcagctctcGCGCACAGTCTACGGCTTTGGCTTGGCCGCGACGCTCGTCGCAGACGCGCGATTCTTCGGCGAGTGCGCCGACCTCGTTCAGAGGCGCCTCCACACCTTCTATCCCCAGAATATAGTCCATCTGCTTGTGGGGCTGTCGGAAGCCGAGTACCTGTCTCACCCTGTGGTGCCGGAACTCCTGGAGCGTAGCGCGAAGGTGACGCCCGAGCTGTTTGCTGAAGACTGCGTCCAGCTCCTCTACGTTCTCGCGAAGCTTCCTGCAGATCGCCGAAGCCCCGCCGCACTCACGCCGCTTTTGCTCCAGCAGCTGAAAAACAAAGTCCGCGTCTTCTGGTCTCTGGACTGCGCCGCAGTCTGCGACCTTCTCGAGGCCGTGCATACACTCGGCGTCGCCGACGAGCAGCTGCTCCACATGACCATGCGACGTCTGAGTCACTTGATTGAGGACGCATCTGTGCGGGAGTTCCTCAGGACTCTCGGCTGTCtggcctcgctctctgcggcGAACCGCCTCCTCCTCAGAACCCACATCCACCGGAGACAAAAAGTCCAGAAGGCGATCAGTGGGAAGCTTGCGGTGCTCGCCCGTCAGAGCGAACAAGGAGACGCTCTGCACCAAGAGGGAGCAGGCCGAAAGGCTGGTCAAGTCACAGACATACAGGCCAGAATCGTCATCTTGCATGCTTGCGCGAAACTCGGATTCCACGACGAAAATGTCGCAAG aaTATTGGACGACGTTCATCACGCTGTTGCAGTTGAaggtcgtcttctctctctgtctgctttctgtcACCTCCTGTGGGCCTTAGCAGAG acgaacGCGAAAATCGGCTGGACACGGGCGATGCTGCGGTACGCTCTGCACCGTCGCTACAGCGGAGCCTCTGAGTCTCTGCTTCAGATGGTggacgagcgagaagcgTACGCGAGGAGTCACGGTCTGGAGAGCTACGTGGGCGGAGAACTGTTGCCCTTGCGGGAGGCCGAGTGCGAGAGGGTCGAGGactcgacagaggcagccGAGCGAGCccaagaaacagaaagaagagacaacgaaaTCGGCCAAGCTCTCTTGAAACTCGCATTCGCCGCTGTCGTCttgggagaagaagagttccTCGTTCCGCTCCTCGAGGAAGCCGTCGA ACGCTTGCGTGGAGGCCTGCCCGACGAaattctgcatgcgcagcaaGTTTGTCTACATCTTCGGGAGTTTGCGATGCCGCCACCTCGCCTCTCCCCCGCCCTCGCCGAGTGGACTGAAACTGTTCTCTCCACTCCGCGCTACGACGTTTTCTTCGAGTCCCCCCAGAAGTTCAGACTCTTCGACCGAAGACTCAGAGTCCGCGATTTCAACTACGACAAGTGGATCGCAGATCCCTTGATCGAG ATGCGCATTCCACACAAGAGCACTTTCGTCGTTTCCAACATCTACCGCGTCAGTGCAGCTTTCCCTCTGGAGAAGCATCTCATCGACGTCTTGACTTTCCAG GATCTCCTCTGTCCCTCGAATTGTCCTGCTGGGACAGCTGAACTGCGCCAGCGCCAGCTTTCGCTGCTGG gcTGGACGGTGCATTCTGTGCATTTGCGTTCTCTCTACAACGCGCTCGCCCATCACAACCTTCGCTACTTGGTCGCGAGCATTGCTTCGAGCTTCAGtgaggaggcgaggcagtGGGTCACTTTTCGTGGAGGACCTGCgctggaaggagagagacaggaagaacgggaccaagaaagaagacactcTTGGCACCCTCCGACAGAGGCGGCGCAACAGACCGAGCAACACCGCGCCGAGGCATGTGGGCGCCACACCGAATCGGAG tcAGAAGTTTTTGAACTAGTTGACGACGAGGCATGCAGCGGCTCGTGCAGTGGTCTGCGGGATCCGTGGGGAGGAGTGAAGCCTTTGGGCGGGCATTCCGCGGTCGCGAAGGGAATGAGGAAAACAATGAGTCGCGGCGAAGTGAAGAATTTGGACAATCGAAATAAAGACGATTCTCTGCAGCATGCATCAGCAGCGAACAAGGACGCGACTGACGCGCTAGAAGAAGCCTATCGACATGTCGTATCTAAAGCATAG